The nucleotide window ACGATCGTCGAGGCCATCGCGGCCCGGCTGCGCGCCGAGGGCTTCCAGGTCCAGACGGCCACCGACGGCCCGGCCGCGGTGGACACCGCCGAGGCCTGGCAGCCCGATCTGCTGGTCCTCGACGTGATGCTGCCGGGCTTCGACGGCCTGGAGGTGTGCCGCCGGGTCCAGGCCCAGCGCCCGGTGCCGGTGATGATGCTCACGGCCCGGGACGACGAGACCGACATGCTGGTCGGCCTCGGTGTCGGCGCCGACGACTACATGACCAAGCCGTTCTCGATGCGCGAGCTGGCCGCCCGGGTGCATGTCCTGCTGCGCCGGGTCGAGCGCGCCGCGCTGGCCGCGCACACCCCGCGCAGCGGCATCCTGCGGCTGGGCGAGCTGGAGGTCGACCACGCCCAGCGCCGGGTCCGGGTGCGCGGCGCGGACGTCCATCTGACGCCCACCGAGTTCGATCTGCTGGTCTGCCTGGCGAACACCCCGCGCGCGGTGCTCTCCCGTGAGCAGCTGCTGGCCGAGGTGTGGGACTGGGCGGACGCCTCCGGGACCCGCACGGTCGACAGCCACATCAAGGCGCTGCGCCGCAAGATCGGAGCCGAGCGGATCCGTACGGTCCACGGCGTCGGCTACGCCCTGGAGACCCCGGCCGCATGACGCGGTGGTGGCGAACGCCCCTGAGCCGGCTGTGGCAGCGGGTCTGGGAGGGGCTGCGCCCGCTGGACCCGTACCGCTCCGTCAAGGCCGCGCTCGGGGCGCTGGTCAGCGTCTCGGTGATCATCACCACACTGCTGGTGTTCGTCGCGATGCACTCCGCGACCGAGCTGCGGGTGATCACGATCTTCTCGGTCATCGCCTCGCTGCTGATCACCCAGTTCGTGGCCAACAGCCTGACCGCGCCGCTCGACGAGATGACGGATGTCACCCGCTCGATGGCGCACGGCAACTACAGCCGCCGGGTCCGCTCCGAGCGCCGTGACGAGTTCGGCGACCTGGCCGACGCCTTCAACCGCATGGCGGCCGACCTGGAGGCGGTGGACACCCACCGCAAGGAACTGGTGGCCAATGTCTCGCACGAGCTGCGCACCCCCATCGCCGCGCTGCGCGCCGTCCTGGAGAACGTCGTCGACGGGGTCAGCGAGCCCGACCCCGAGACGATGCGCACGGCGCTGCAGCAGACCGAGCGGCTGGGCCGCCTGGTCGAGCACCTCCTCGACCTCTCCCGGCTGGACAACGGCGTGGTGCCGCTGCACGCCCGGCGCTTCGAGGTCTGGCCGTATCTGTCCGGGGTGCTCAAGGAGGCCAACATGAGCCGCGGCGCCTCCACGCTCTCCGGGCATGCGGGCTCGGGCACCCACACCCGTACGGACGTCCATCTGCACCTCGACGTCTCACCCCCGGAGCTGACCGCGCACGCGGACGCCGAGCGGCTGCACCAGGTCGTGGCCAATCTCATCGACAACGCGATCAAGCACAGCCCCCGGCACGGCCGGGTCACGGTGCACGCGCGGCGCGGGGAGGGGCCTCAGAGCCTGGAGCTGGACGTGCAGGACGAAGGGCCCGGCATCCCCGAGTCGGAGCGCTACCGGGTCTTCGAGCGCTTCAATCGCGGCGGCCCGGCCCCCTCGGGCCCCGGCTCCGACGGCGGTACGGGCCTGGGCCTGGCCATCGCGCGCTGGGCGGTGGATCTGCACGGCGGACGCATCCGCGTGGCCGAATCACCACGTGGTTGCCGGATCCGGGTCACTCTTCCGGGGCTGGAGTCAGCTCGAGGCTGACGACCGCTGACGTAGGGTCGGTAGTGGAAGCGCTCCTTCAGGGGTGCTGCGGCGATGCTGCCTACCCGCACACAGGCAAACTCCGTGTGTTTCCCGCCAAGTCCTGCTCCGAAACCCGTCCGGGAATGTGACGTACGCGACGAGTGCCCCTCCCAGCCTGCATCCAGGGTCACAACAGGCGTAGCCTTTATTCCCGCTGTCCACCACCTTAGGAAGCGGAAGAGGGCGGTTGCCGCCGTGTCGCTACAGTCCCCCAACAGCTCGAGCATCTCGACCGACCGCGAGGGGCAGGGAAAGAACCCTGCCGCCGCGTTCGGTCCCAATGAGTGGCTCGTCGACGAGATCTACCAGCAGTACCTCCAGGACCCGAACTCGGTAGACCGAGCCTGGTGGGACTTCTTCGCCGACTACAAGCCGGGCGGTGCCACCGCGCCGAGCCAGCCGGCGGAGGGCTCTGCCTCCGCTCCGGCCGCCCCGGCTCCGTCGTCCCCGGCAGCGCCCCCCGCCGCCGCGCCGAAGCCCTCCACCGCCGAGCCGGCCACCCCGGCGGAGCCCGCCGCGAGCGCTCCGGCGCCCGCCCGGCCGGCGCCGGCCAAGAGCACCCCGGCCGCGAGCGCGCCGGCCAAGCCGGCCGCGAAGCCGGCGGCCGCGCCGTCCGCCGAGGTCACGGGCGGTCCCGAGTTCGTCACGCTGCGCGGCCCGTCGGCCGCCGTTGCGAAGAACATGAACGCCTCCCTGGAGCTGCCGACGGCCACGTCCGTCCGTGCGATCCCGGTGAAGCTGCTCTTCGACAACCGCATCGTGATCAACAACCACCTCAAGCGCGCCCGGGGCGGGAAGGTCTCCTTCACCCACCTCATCGGGTACGCGATGGTGCAGGCCCTCAAGGCCATGCCGTCGATGAACTACTCCTTCGCGCTGAAGGACGGCAAGCCGACGCTGGTCAAGCCCGAGCACGTCAACCTCGGTCTGGCCATCGACCTGGTGAAGCCGAACGGTGATCGCCAGCTCGTCGTCGCCGCCATCAAGAAGGCCGAGACGCTGACCTTCTTCGAGTTCTGGCAGGCCTACGAGGACATCGTCCGCCGGGCCCGCGACAACAAGCTGACGATGGACGACTTCACCGGCGTCACCGCATCGCTGACGAACCCGGGCGGCATCGGCACGGTCCACTCCGTGCCGCGGCTGATGCCCGGCCAGTCCATGATCATGGGCGTCGGCTCGATGGACTACCCGGCGGAGTTCCAGGGCACCTCGCAGGACGCCCTGAACAAGCTCGGTGTCGCCAAGGTCATGACGCTGACCAGCACCTATGACCACCGCGTGATCCAGGGCGCCGCCTCCGGCGAGTTCCTGCGGATCATGAACCAGCTGCTGCTGGGCGAGAAGGACTTCTTCGACGACATCTTCAAGTCGCTGCGGATCCCCTACGAGCCGGTCCGCTGGCTCAAGGACATCGACGCCTCGCACGACGACGACGTCACCAAGGCCGCGCGGGTCTTCGAGCTGATCCACTCCTACCGGGTCCGCGGCCACGTCATGGCCGACACCGACCCGCTGGAGTACCACCAGCGCAAGCACCCCGACCTCGACATCACCGAGCACGGTCTCACCCTGTGGGACCTGGAGCGCGAGTTCGCGGTCGGCGGCTTCTCCGGCAAGTCCATGATGAAGCTGCGCGACATCCTGGGCGTCCTGCGGGACTCGTACTGCCGCACCACCGGCATCGAGTTCATGCACATCCAGGACCCCAAGCAGCGCCAGTGGATCCAGGACCGGGTCGAGCGTTCGCACAAGTCGCCCGAGCGCGAGGAGCAGCTGCGCATCCTGCGCCGGCTGAACTCCGCCGAGGCGTTCGAGACGTTCCTGCAGACGAAGTACGTCGGCCAGAAGCGCTTCTCGCTGGAGGGCGGCGAGTCCGTCATCCCGCTGCTGGACGCGGTCATCGACTCCGCGGCCGAGTCGCGCCTGGACGAGGTCGTCATCGGCATGGCCCACCGCGGCCGCCTCAACGTCCTCGCCAACATCGTCGGCAAGTCCTACGCGCAGATCTTCCGGGAGTTCGAGGGCAACCTCGACCCGAAGTCGATGCACGGCTCCGGCGACGTGAAGTACCACCTGGGCCAGGAGGGCGTCTTCACCGGTCTGGACGGCGAGCAGATCAAGGTCTCGCTGGCCGCGAACCCCTCCCACCTGGAGGCCGTCGACCCGATCGTCGAGGGCATCGCGCGCGCCAAGCAGGACCTCATCAACAAGGGCGGCACGGACTTCACCGTCCTGCCGATCCAGCTGCACGGTGACGCGGCGTTCGCCGGCCAGGGTGTGGTCGCCGAGACGCTGAACATGTCCCAGCTGCGCGGCTACCGCACCGGTGGCACGGTGCACGTGGTCATCAACAACCAGGTCGGCTTCACCGCCGCCCCGGAGTCGTCGCGTTCGTCCATGTACGCCACCGACGTGGCCCGCATGATCGAGGCGCCGATCTTCCACGTCAACGGTGACGACCCCGAGGCCGTCGTCCGCGTGGCCCGTCTGGCCTTCGAGTTCCGCCAGGCGTTCAACAAGGACGTGGTCATCGACCTCATCTGCTACCGCCGCCGCGGTCACAACGAGTCGGACAACCCGGCCTTCACCCAGCCGCTGATGTACGACCTGATCGACAAGAAGCGCTCGGTGCGCAAGCTCTACACCGAGTCCCTCATCGGTCGCGGCGACATCACCCTCGAAGAGGCCGAGCAGGCGCTGCAGGACTTCCAGGGCCAGCTGGAGAAGGTCTTCACCGAGGTCCGTGACGCCACGACGACGCCGGCCGCCCCCGAGGTGCCGCAGCCGAAGGCCGAGTTCCCGGTCTACGTCGACACCGCGATCTCCCAGGAGGTCGTCAAGCGGATCGCCGAGTCGCAGGTCAACATCCCCGAGCGGGTCACCGTCCACCCGCGTCTGCTGCCCCAGCTGCAGCGCCGCGCGGCCCAGGTCGA belongs to Streptomyces sp. NBC_01454 and includes:
- a CDS encoding response regulator transcription factor; its protein translation is MDQTQTTQGGATAATPGAQRRVLVVEDDPTIVEAIAARLRAEGFQVQTATDGPAAVDTAEAWQPDLLVLDVMLPGFDGLEVCRRVQAQRPVPVMMLTARDDETDMLVGLGVGADDYMTKPFSMRELAARVHVLLRRVERAALAAHTPRSGILRLGELEVDHAQRRVRVRGADVHLTPTEFDLLVCLANTPRAVLSREQLLAEVWDWADASGTRTVDSHIKALRRKIGAERIRTVHGVGYALETPAA
- a CDS encoding multifunctional oxoglutarate decarboxylase/oxoglutarate dehydrogenase thiamine pyrophosphate-binding subunit/dihydrolipoyllysine-residue succinyltransferase subunit gives rise to the protein MSLQSPNSSSISTDREGQGKNPAAAFGPNEWLVDEIYQQYLQDPNSVDRAWWDFFADYKPGGATAPSQPAEGSASAPAAPAPSSPAAPPAAAPKPSTAEPATPAEPAASAPAPARPAPAKSTPAASAPAKPAAKPAAAPSAEVTGGPEFVTLRGPSAAVAKNMNASLELPTATSVRAIPVKLLFDNRIVINNHLKRARGGKVSFTHLIGYAMVQALKAMPSMNYSFALKDGKPTLVKPEHVNLGLAIDLVKPNGDRQLVVAAIKKAETLTFFEFWQAYEDIVRRARDNKLTMDDFTGVTASLTNPGGIGTVHSVPRLMPGQSMIMGVGSMDYPAEFQGTSQDALNKLGVAKVMTLTSTYDHRVIQGAASGEFLRIMNQLLLGEKDFFDDIFKSLRIPYEPVRWLKDIDASHDDDVTKAARVFELIHSYRVRGHVMADTDPLEYHQRKHPDLDITEHGLTLWDLEREFAVGGFSGKSMMKLRDILGVLRDSYCRTTGIEFMHIQDPKQRQWIQDRVERSHKSPEREEQLRILRRLNSAEAFETFLQTKYVGQKRFSLEGGESVIPLLDAVIDSAAESRLDEVVIGMAHRGRLNVLANIVGKSYAQIFREFEGNLDPKSMHGSGDVKYHLGQEGVFTGLDGEQIKVSLAANPSHLEAVDPIVEGIARAKQDLINKGGTDFTVLPIQLHGDAAFAGQGVVAETLNMSQLRGYRTGGTVHVVINNQVGFTAAPESSRSSMYATDVARMIEAPIFHVNGDDPEAVVRVARLAFEFRQAFNKDVVIDLICYRRRGHNESDNPAFTQPLMYDLIDKKRSVRKLYTESLIGRGDITLEEAEQALQDFQGQLEKVFTEVRDATTTPAAPEVPQPKAEFPVYVDTAISQEVVKRIAESQVNIPERVTVHPRLLPQLQRRAAQVEDDTIDWGMGETLAIGSLLMEGTPVRLAGQDSRRGTFGQRHAVLIDRATGDDYTPLLYLSEDQARFNVYDSLLSEYAAMGFEYGYSLARPEALVMWEAQFGDFVNGAQTVVDEFISSAEQKWGQTSGVTLLLPHGYEGQGPDHSSARIERFLQLCAQNNMTVAAPTLPSNYFHLLRWQVHNPHHKPLVVFTPKSMLRLKAAASKAEEFTTGGFRPVIGDSTVKAEDVRKVIFCSGKVYYDLEAERDKRGATDTAIVRIERLYPLPGKELQAEIAKFPNAEKYLWTQEEPANQGAWPFLGLNLIDHLDLAVGADVPHGERLRRISRPHSSSPAVGSAKRHQAEQAQLVAEAFDA
- a CDS encoding sensor histidine kinase, with the translated sequence MTRWWRTPLSRLWQRVWEGLRPLDPYRSVKAALGALVSVSVIITTLLVFVAMHSATELRVITIFSVIASLLITQFVANSLTAPLDEMTDVTRSMAHGNYSRRVRSERRDEFGDLADAFNRMAADLEAVDTHRKELVANVSHELRTPIAALRAVLENVVDGVSEPDPETMRTALQQTERLGRLVEHLLDLSRLDNGVVPLHARRFEVWPYLSGVLKEANMSRGASTLSGHAGSGTHTRTDVHLHLDVSPPELTAHADAERLHQVVANLIDNAIKHSPRHGRVTVHARRGEGPQSLELDVQDEGPGIPESERYRVFERFNRGGPAPSGPGSDGGTGLGLAIARWAVDLHGGRIRVAESPRGCRIRVTLPGLESARG